The following proteins come from a genomic window of Dreissena polymorpha isolate Duluth1 chromosome 1, UMN_Dpol_1.0, whole genome shotgun sequence:
- the LOC127865016 gene encoding FMRFamide receptor-like, which yields MWMRTMVDVFSEDFIATLDIPITFNHTFLNHDFFSANVSDSTPFNHDLDTDEQKYEKTLFNYYLMGVAGTAVCFAGIVCNILCILVLTRRVMNSSTYSYLSALAVCDMLALVLTVTIFLLSDDTKFPQKGSLTWAKDSYAILFPYLHPMAVTFQVTSIWLTLGFTVDRYIMICHPFKAEHLCSVSRARKVIVFIYLLGLFFNIPRFLEYTSEEITVPTITDGWETHQIVQYTNLGKNQMFIDFVHSYMYLTFVCGVPFLTLAILNAFLIHAVQMSKKKGRMINAKEKRRNDTTVMLIGVIIIFLICQGPALVSRMVYAINIKLATSSLAFHKVNEIGNFLIILNSAVNILPYYFFGKRFRTEFWRIFCMVCLSHYQLRKLTRNLSFSIDRRRPSQCSLGYQYELNGIARAIVHRDSHLPLLQNGKTLLSKEAGQLEGLTVNNFSSSKMARKESPVSLSVILETDDNRNEKFMC from the coding sequence ATGTGGATGAGAACCATGGTGGATGTGTTTTCGGAAGATTTCATCGCAACATTGGACATACCTATCACTTTCAATCACACGTTCCTTAACCATGACTTCTTCTCAGCAAACGTATCAGACAGCACACCTTTTAACCACGATTTGGACACGGACGAACAAAAGTATGAAAAGACGTTGTTCAATTATTATCTCATGGGCGTCGCAGGAACAGCGGTATGTTTTGCGGGCATTGTTTGTAACATATTGTGCATCCTGGTGCTGACTCGTCGTGTGATGAACTCTTCCACATATTCGTATCTCTCAGCATTGGCCGTCTGCGACATGCTCGCTCTGGTGTTGACAGTGACAATATTTCTTCTTAGTGATGATACCAAATTTCCACAGAAGGGTTCACTCACGTGGGCAAAGGACTCTTACGCAATATTGTTTCCATATCTCCATCCTATGGCTGTCACATTCCAGGTTACGTCCATTTGGCTCACCCTCGGTTTTACAGTGGATCGTTACATAATGATCTGCCATCCTTTTAAAGCGGAGCATCTGTGCAGTGTTAGCCGCGCCAGAAAAGTCATAGTGTTCATATACCTGCTAGGCCTCTTTTTCAACATACCCCGTTTCTTGGAATATACATCGGAAGAAATCACGGTTCCAACGATTACTGACGGATGGGAAACACACCAAATAGTTCAGTACACAAATCTGGGTAAAAACCAAATGTTTATTGACTTTGTTCACTCATATATGTATTTAACGTTTGTATGTGGTGTGCCATTTTTAACTCTGGCAATATTGAATGCATTCTTAATACATGCAGTTCAGATGTCGAAGAAAAAGGGGAGAATGATAAACGCAAAGGAAAAAAGGCGTAACGACACAACTGTGATGCTTATAGgtgtgataattatatttttaatatgccAGGGACCAGCATTAGTGTCTCGTATGGTATATGCAATCAACATTAAACTCGCAACATCCTCGCTAGCGTTTCACAAAGTCAATGAAATTGGGAACTTTTTGATCATCCTTAATTCTGCTGTAAACATTTTACCGTACTATTTCTTCGGGAAACGTTTCCGCACGGAGTTCTGGCGAATCTTTTGCATGGTCTGTTTGTCTCACTATCAACTGCGTAAGCTCACACGTAACCTCAGTTTCTCAATTGACCGTCGGCGGCCTTCCCAGTGTAGTCTGGGATACCAGTACGAACTCAACGGAATAGCGCGGGCCATAGTCCATCGTGACAGCCACTTACCTTTGCTTCAAAACGGGAAAACATTGCTCAGTAAGGAAGCTGGCCAACTTGAAGGTTTGACTGTGAACAATTTCAGTTCGTCAAAAATGGCTCGAAAGGAGAGTCCTGTTTCTCTCAGTGTGATTCTGGAAACTGATGACAATAGGAATGAAAAATTCATGTGTTAG